A window of the Pedobacter cryoconitis genome harbors these coding sequences:
- a CDS encoding RagB/SusD family nutrient uptake outer membrane protein has product MKKIIKLSAVLLVLLTLGSCKKYLDIEPVGKVVPKTANDFRDLLNTAYAGFSTNKSLLAIRTDELAIDESGNDIAFYRDIFKWNDASPDPVTTSFQYLEFYKTIFYANEVIAEVQEKAGKSAETDQLKGEAYLLRAYSHFELLNVYAKPYLAATAATDRGIPLSLKMDLEQKYAPATVEAVYNQVIEDINEGQKLLNVATFEAGKNYRFTTRAALALKARVYEFKGDWNNSLAAAQQALALNNQLEDLNVAGSKLPNHYQAKENILSMEKTLVVSVAQAFFISSHLLNVYNQANDLRFPMYFSKSSNGYVSQKTTGNETKISFRNGELYLIQAEAALQTGNTALATESLLALKAKRLKPAYFQTEQIRIQALAKSDLLKEIYAERERELALEGHRWYDLRRYGQPALTHTISGTTYTLQLNDPRYTLRFPKDAVVNNPNLL; this is encoded by the coding sequence ATGAAGAAAATTATAAAATTATCTGCTGTTCTATTGGTGTTACTCACTCTGGGCAGTTGTAAAAAATATTTAGATATAGAACCTGTAGGAAAAGTTGTCCCTAAAACTGCAAATGATTTCAGGGATTTACTGAATACAGCTTATGCTGGATTCTCTACAAATAAATCACTTTTGGCCATACGCACAGATGAGTTGGCTATCGATGAATCTGGTAATGATATCGCATTTTATCGTGATATTTTTAAATGGAACGATGCTTCTCCGGACCCTGTGACCACCTCTTTCCAGTACCTGGAATTTTATAAAACTATATTTTATGCCAACGAGGTGATTGCAGAAGTGCAGGAGAAGGCAGGTAAAAGTGCAGAAACAGACCAGCTGAAAGGTGAGGCTTACTTATTAAGAGCGTATAGCCACTTTGAATTACTGAATGTATATGCGAAACCTTACCTGGCGGCTACTGCTGCGACTGATCGCGGGATACCTTTATCACTTAAAATGGATCTGGAACAAAAATATGCTCCTGCTACCGTTGAAGCTGTCTATAACCAGGTGATTGAAGATATTAATGAAGGTCAGAAATTATTAAATGTAGCTACCTTCGAAGCTGGAAAGAACTATCGTTTTACCACGCGTGCGGCACTGGCGCTGAAAGCGAGGGTTTATGAATTTAAAGGAGACTGGAACAATTCACTGGCTGCTGCACAGCAGGCTTTAGCATTAAACAACCAGCTGGAAGATCTGAATGTTGCGGGAAGTAAATTACCAAATCATTACCAGGCTAAAGAGAATATTCTGTCGATGGAAAAAACATTGGTGGTTTCTGTAGCGCAGGCATTCTTTATTTCTTCACACCTGCTGAATGTTTACAATCAGGCGAATGACCTTCGTTTTCCAATGTACTTCAGTAAATCTAGCAACGGTTATGTCTCTCAGAAAACAACGGGAAATGAAACTAAGATTTCTTTCCGTAACGGAGAATTATACCTGATTCAGGCCGAAGCGGCTTTACAAACTGGTAATACTGCACTGGCAACAGAAAGCTTACTGGCACTAAAGGCTAAGCGTTTAAAACCCGCTTATTTCCAAACAGAGCAAATCAGAATTCAGGCTTTGGCGAAATCAGATCTTTTAAAGGAGATTTATGCAGAGCGTGAAAGAGAACTAGCTTTAGAAGGTCATCGCTGGTATGATTTAAGAAGATACGGACAGCCCGCTTTAACGCATACTATATCCGGAACAACTTATACATTACAGTTAAACGATCCAAGATATACGCTGAGGTTCCCTAAGGATGCAGTCGTGAATAACCCAAATCTATTATAG
- a CDS encoding alpha-L-fucosidase → MKSIKPVILIFLITLLIHQIGYTQQTVINNGEAMLKHGAHRIGRRTDADMARWRAYGLGQFIHWGLYAIPGGEWNGKIYHGASEWIRSWDGMPKPAYDSLINHFNPTKFDAGSWAATAKQMGVKYVTITTKHHDGFCLWPSQYTKYTIANSPYKKDIIKPLVDAYHKAGIDVILYFSIMDWNNPDWRYEIKTPADSIAFERFKKFTRNQLLELLTRYPSIKGLWFDGTWDKSWTKQAAFADGLETEMRKLHPGLIIGSRFRADENGKRHFDSNRHLMGDYEQGWERKIPATINDVHGNDWDCVMTIPENQWGYSKAWEGHIKTTDELLEMLAKCVSLDGNFVLNFGPDGEGSIRKEELAIAKETGNWMAVNHEAIYNCEYAGLDTQNWGYFTRQTGTDKIYMLVFNVPVSGALRVKLPAQTSILKAYRLGQEEQTFMPEAIQANESFIHLKTTNEKQPFVIVLETTKSTDGNSKTYEKAKT, encoded by the coding sequence ATGAAGTCCATTAAACCAGTCATACTGATCTTCCTGATCACCTTGCTGATTCATCAAATAGGTTATACACAGCAAACAGTAATAAATAACGGCGAAGCCATGCTGAAACATGGCGCACACCGTATTGGCCGCAGAACAGATGCTGATATGGCCAGATGGCGCGCTTATGGCCTGGGTCAATTTATTCATTGGGGACTGTATGCTATTCCAGGCGGAGAATGGAACGGTAAAATATATCATGGAGCTTCAGAATGGATACGCTCGTGGGATGGAATGCCAAAACCGGCTTATGATTCTTTGATTAACCACTTTAACCCTACGAAATTTGATGCCGGATCATGGGCTGCAACCGCAAAGCAAATGGGTGTAAAATATGTAACCATTACTACCAAACATCACGATGGTTTCTGTTTGTGGCCAAGTCAGTATACAAAATATACCATTGCCAACTCTCCTTATAAAAAAGATATTATCAAACCACTTGTTGATGCCTATCATAAAGCTGGAATTGATGTGATCCTTTATTTTTCCATTATGGACTGGAATAATCCCGACTGGCGTTACGAAATCAAGACTCCAGCTGACAGTATTGCATTTGAACGTTTTAAAAAATTCACCCGTAACCAATTACTGGAATTGCTTACCCGATATCCATCCATAAAAGGATTATGGTTCGATGGAACCTGGGATAAATCCTGGACAAAACAAGCAGCTTTTGCAGACGGTCTGGAAACTGAAATGCGTAAGTTACATCCGGGATTAATTATTGGAAGCCGTTTCCGTGCAGATGAAAATGGCAAACGCCACTTTGATAGCAACAGACATTTAATGGGTGATTATGAACAAGGCTGGGAGCGTAAAATTCCTGCCACAATCAATGATGTTCATGGAAATGACTGGGATTGTGTAATGACAATTCCCGAAAATCAATGGGGCTACAGCAAAGCTTGGGAAGGCCATATTAAAACTACTGATGAACTATTGGAAATGCTGGCTAAGTGTGTTTCACTGGATGGTAACTTTGTTTTGAATTTCGGACCAGATGGTGAGGGGTCAATCCGCAAAGAAGAACTGGCTATTGCTAAAGAGACAGGTAATTGGATGGCAGTGAACCACGAAGCGATTTATAATTGTGAGTATGCCGGCCTTGACACTCAGAACTGGGGATATTTCACCAGGCAAACAGGCACTGACAAAATTTACATGCTTGTTTTTAATGTCCCTGTATCAGGGGCGCTCAGGGTTAAGTTACCTGCTCAAACCAGCATTTTAAAAGCCTACAGGCTTGGTCAGGAAGAACAGACATTTATGCCCGAAGCAATTCAGGCAAACGAAAGCTTCATCCATTTGAAAACAACCAATGAGAAGCAACCTTTTGTAATCGTACTGGAAACAACAAAATCAACAGATGGCAACAGCAAGACCTATGAAAAAGCAAAAACTTAG
- a CDS encoding PEGA domain-containing protein: MNKNLQQISLALIALSLSGCATIFTGTTQKITVSSDQPDAEVFVNNAYKGKTPARFSVSKKGNNEVITVKKDGFISQDIATQKGFNGVAILNLINPIAWGIDLLTGAVNRVSPNEYVIKLEAKK; this comes from the coding sequence ATGAATAAAAATCTACAACAAATCTCCTTAGCGCTAATTGCCTTATCATTATCTGGTTGTGCTACAATTTTCACTGGTACTACACAAAAAATAACCGTGAGTTCTGATCAGCCGGATGCCGAAGTTTTTGTTAACAATGCCTATAAAGGAAAAACCCCTGCCAGATTCTCGGTAAGTAAAAAAGGGAACAATGAAGTAATTACTGTTAAAAAAGACGGTTTCATTTCACAGGATATCGCTACCCAAAAAGGATTCAATGGAGTTGCAATTTTAAACTTAATCAATCCTATCGCATGGGGTATAGATCTATTGACAGGAGCTGTCAACAGGGTATCTCCAAATGAATACGTGATCAAATTAGAAGCCAAAAAGTAG
- a CDS encoding patatin-like phospholipase family protein: MEYSVLQPRKPEHIALSFSGGGFRAASYSLGCLSYMETVYIDGKKLTSLVHFISSASGGTITNLAYTASQRKGQPFDEFYDHMNKHILHGTKLIDRVFKILNAESAWKKRPHKSRNIINAFSIAYDELLFKEEVFGIYWKPVKNGVKEVCANATEFDNGMLFRFQNAGLPGNKFLRFKAERVALETLKKIKLADILACSSCFPVGFEPFVFPNDFTYNQLSKSDLEAAIKTDPRFSPDKGEQPVIPPPHFVLMDGGIDDNQGIDSFTKAEERLQNRNVFGYDLYITCDVSSNYTSGYNFPEENKKSWLQRLNLLQYLLILILFTGLCITGVLTKTFTELSFSLLGISAALLLTTLYFSITGFFAYQKVQDKKQTYGIVILGRISYFLRLRLSVLLQLIISRATSVAYLSAIVFLKKIRRVSYDRLFEKISERKLKADGTLLKKGEKETLVQQIELKHWRQFTLMNAIYSLSPKNDCQRIADLKSEPWYKKNLTVQINGKKMNLTELMKPAPCLQQVAELATEMDTSLWFDKNHLAENRPAALIAAGQFTTCYSLLRYAFRFDQNDPYWAALQNKLAQDWWDFNQSPFWQYNKS; encoded by the coding sequence ATGGAATATTCAGTGCTTCAACCACGAAAACCTGAACATATTGCATTAAGCTTTTCAGGCGGTGGTTTTCGGGCAGCATCTTACTCACTGGGCTGTTTGTCCTATATGGAGACTGTTTATATCGATGGTAAAAAGCTGACTTCCCTCGTTCATTTCATTTCTTCTGCCTCGGGCGGGACTATTACAAATTTAGCCTATACAGCCAGCCAGCGGAAGGGACAACCTTTCGATGAATTTTATGATCATATGAATAAGCATATTTTGCACGGAACTAAATTAATTGACCGTGTTTTTAAAATTCTCAATGCTGAAAGCGCCTGGAAAAAACGGCCTCATAAATCAAGGAACATCATCAATGCTTTTTCAATTGCCTACGATGAACTGCTTTTTAAAGAAGAGGTATTTGGTATTTACTGGAAACCTGTTAAAAACGGGGTTAAAGAAGTTTGCGCCAATGCAACCGAATTTGACAATGGTATGCTCTTTCGTTTTCAGAATGCGGGTCTGCCAGGAAATAAATTCCTTAGATTTAAAGCAGAGCGCGTTGCATTGGAGACCCTGAAGAAAATTAAGCTCGCTGATATATTAGCCTGCTCTTCCTGTTTCCCGGTAGGTTTTGAACCTTTCGTATTTCCAAATGATTTCACCTATAACCAATTAAGTAAAAGCGATCTGGAAGCTGCGATTAAAACAGACCCGCGTTTTTCACCAGACAAAGGAGAACAACCCGTCATCCCTCCCCCCCATTTTGTACTAATGGATGGTGGAATTGATGATAACCAGGGGATCGATTCTTTTACAAAAGCAGAAGAAAGGCTTCAGAACAGAAATGTATTTGGCTATGATCTGTACATTACCTGTGATGTGAGCAGTAACTATACCAGTGGTTATAATTTCCCTGAAGAAAATAAAAAGAGCTGGCTGCAAAGGCTTAACCTGCTTCAATATTTGCTTATTTTAATCCTGTTCACCGGACTATGTATCACCGGGGTACTGACTAAAACTTTTACTGAATTATCATTTTCACTTTTAGGAATCAGTGCTGCCTTACTTTTGACCACCCTTTATTTTTCCATCACCGGATTTTTCGCTTATCAAAAAGTACAGGATAAGAAACAGACCTATGGTATCGTTATTCTTGGTCGCATCTCCTATTTCTTACGCCTGCGGCTCAGTGTTCTTTTACAGCTGATTATTTCACGTGCTACCTCAGTAGCTTATCTTTCTGCGATTGTATTTCTAAAAAAGATAAGAAGAGTATCATATGATAGATTATTTGAGAAGATTTCTGAACGGAAGCTCAAAGCTGATGGTACCTTATTGAAAAAAGGTGAAAAAGAAACTTTAGTGCAGCAAATAGAACTAAAACATTGGCGGCAGTTCACCCTGATGAATGCCATCTACTCACTGAGCCCTAAAAATGATTGTCAGCGAATCGCAGATCTTAAAAGTGAACCCTGGTATAAAAAGAACCTGACTGTACAGATTAATGGAAAAAAAATGAACTTAACCGAGCTGATGAAGCCCGCGCCGTGTTTGCAGCAAGTAGCCGAACTGGCAACAGAAATGGATACATCACTCTGGTTTGACAAAAACCACCTTGCAGAAAACAGGCCTGCTGCATTAATAGCAGCCGGGCAATTTACAACCTGCTATAGTTTGTTGCGTTATGCCTTCAGATTTGATCAAAACGACCCTTACTGGGCTGCACTGCAAAACAAGCTCGCACAAGACTGGTGGGATTTTAATCAATCCCCATTCTGGCAATACAACAAATCCTGA
- a CDS encoding glycoside hydrolase family 2 protein, with protein MIPPHLKPGNLILTFICLFSTLSFSSSGQARKTISFNQDWMFSKTNDTVQRQSDWKKVTLPHTWNATDMQLTKDFYEGEGQYKKQIVFGREYKDKRLFLRFEGVGQVAQVYVNQKLVGMHKGSYSAFCLDITYAVKIGEANTILVKVNNKARKDIIPVNHFLFGIYGGIYRPVSLLVTNKVNITTTDYAAPGIYISQKNVSAESAEVSVAVKVENIETSWQDISIKTELYDQAGKLVAAQTTPQKITTQGRQKFVQHFQLQKPHLWNGLKNPYLYKVITKLLRKHDVIDKVTQPLGLRKFEIIAGKGFFLNNQLYPMHGVCRHQDRWQFGNALSNAQHREDLDIIKEMGATTIRFAHYQQAEYLYSTCDTMGFVTWAEIPFVNTSTGEEADNAKQQLMELIKQNYNHPSLYVWGLHNEVYGKTPSDFPAVLTRELNDIAKTEDPDRYTVSVSGYGEMDRPTNLNADIQGMNRYYGWYEGKIGNLEDWAKEIETKYPAHKVILTEYGADGNIFQQQEQTDLKDAYDYTAAFYPESFETKTHEVQWPIIAKHPGIAASYIWNMFDFATPMWNRGGMPARNMKGLVTFDRQLKKDAFYWYKANWSKDPVLYLTERRVVERKHAVTPVVVYSNIGQPALFVNGKMIAVQPIQGTNSVQFIFKDVHLKKGKNSIKTLAKKDSKTFTDTIEWVLK; from the coding sequence ATGATACCTCCTCATTTGAAACCCGGAAATCTTATTTTAACCTTTATTTGCCTTTTCTCCACACTCAGTTTTTCCAGTTCCGGACAGGCAAGGAAAACTATATCTTTTAATCAGGACTGGATGTTCAGCAAAACAAATGACACCGTCCAAAGACAAAGTGACTGGAAAAAAGTCACCTTACCCCATACCTGGAATGCAACCGATATGCAGCTCACCAAAGACTTTTACGAGGGAGAAGGTCAGTATAAAAAGCAAATTGTATTTGGCAGGGAATACAAAGACAAACGTTTATTCCTGCGTTTCGAAGGAGTTGGACAAGTGGCACAAGTATATGTAAATCAAAAATTGGTTGGCATGCATAAAGGTTCTTATAGTGCTTTTTGTCTGGATATTACTTACGCGGTAAAAATCGGAGAAGCAAACACAATTCTTGTAAAAGTGAACAATAAGGCACGCAAAGATATTATCCCCGTCAATCACTTCTTATTTGGTATTTATGGTGGAATTTATCGTCCGGTGAGCTTGCTGGTGACCAATAAAGTGAACATTACGACTACAGATTATGCTGCTCCGGGTATTTATATCTCCCAAAAAAATGTCAGTGCTGAATCTGCGGAGGTGAGTGTCGCTGTTAAAGTTGAGAATATAGAAACCAGCTGGCAGGATATTTCCATCAAAACAGAGCTTTATGATCAGGCAGGAAAACTTGTAGCTGCGCAAACGACTCCTCAAAAAATTACGACGCAGGGCAGGCAAAAGTTTGTCCAGCATTTCCAGTTACAAAAACCACATCTATGGAATGGCTTAAAAAATCCTTATCTCTATAAAGTGATCACAAAATTGCTGCGTAAGCATGATGTTATTGATAAAGTAACGCAACCACTGGGTCTGCGTAAATTCGAAATTATTGCCGGAAAGGGCTTCTTTTTAAATAATCAGCTGTATCCGATGCATGGAGTTTGCAGACATCAGGACAGGTGGCAATTTGGCAATGCATTGAGCAATGCACAGCATAGAGAGGATTTAGATATCATCAAAGAGATGGGTGCGACGACTATACGTTTTGCACACTATCAGCAGGCAGAATATTTATATTCCACTTGTGATACTATGGGCTTTGTAACCTGGGCAGAGATTCCATTTGTCAATACCAGTACAGGAGAAGAGGCGGATAATGCAAAACAACAGTTGATGGAACTAATTAAGCAGAACTACAACCATCCTTCGCTCTATGTCTGGGGCTTACATAATGAAGTTTATGGAAAGACTCCTTCAGATTTCCCTGCGGTGCTGACCCGCGAGTTGAATGATATCGCAAAAACAGAAGACCCTGATCGCTATACCGTAAGCGTAAGTGGTTATGGGGAAATGGACCGGCCTACTAATTTAAATGCCGACATACAGGGAATGAATCGTTATTACGGGTGGTATGAGGGTAAGATTGGAAATTTAGAAGATTGGGCAAAGGAAATAGAGACTAAATATCCTGCTCATAAAGTTATTCTGACTGAATATGGGGCAGATGGTAATATTTTTCAACAGCAGGAACAAACAGACCTGAAAGATGCTTATGATTATACGGCCGCATTTTACCCTGAGAGCTTTGAGACTAAAACGCATGAGGTACAGTGGCCTATTATTGCAAAACACCCTGGGATAGCGGCATCATATATTTGGAATATGTTTGATTTTGCTACTCCAATGTGGAACAGGGGTGGTATGCCAGCCCGAAATATGAAAGGATTGGTGACTTTTGATCGTCAATTAAAAAAGGACGCTTTTTACTGGTATAAAGCAAACTGGAGTAAAGATCCTGTATTATATTTAACAGAGCGCCGTGTAGTGGAGCGTAAACATGCAGTAACCCCGGTTGTGGTTTATTCAAATATCGGACAGCCCGCATTATTTGTAAATGGAAAAATGATTGCCGTTCAACCCATACAGGGTACAAATAGCGTACAGTTTATTTTTAAAGATGTTCATTTAAAAAAGGGCAAAAACAGTATTAAAACCCTTGCGAAAAAGGATAGTAAAACTTTTACAGATACGATAGAATGGGTTTTAAAGTAA
- a CDS encoding LytR/AlgR family response regulator transcription factor produces the protein MTVLIIEDEELAAITLQNMLVHINPEIQVHAIVGTVEAAVNWLQHHQADLLFMDIHLGDGESFQIFQKVEVSSPVIFTTAYDQYTLKAFKNQGIDYLLKPFDEEDVRSALTKLSNIRQTSSINTPALVQKVEEVLGKTRNRFMVKVGKLIKTVPADQVAYFMADDKYLFLVTKDQQNYIIEETIGSLELKLDQDNFFRINRKFIIHINAIKEMYKLSRNRVRIHLSPKPENVEVVVSEERAEAFKKWLDQ, from the coding sequence ATGACTGTACTGATTATTGAGGACGAAGAACTAGCTGCAATTACCTTGCAGAATATGCTCGTGCACATCAATCCCGAAATACAGGTACATGCGATAGTCGGGACAGTAGAAGCTGCGGTAAACTGGTTACAACACCATCAGGCAGATCTGCTGTTTATGGATATCCATTTGGGTGACGGAGAGAGTTTCCAGATCTTCCAGAAGGTAGAAGTAAGCAGTCCGGTTATCTTCACCACAGCATACGATCAGTATACTTTAAAGGCTTTTAAGAATCAGGGAATTGATTACCTGCTTAAACCTTTTGACGAAGAAGATGTGCGTAGTGCATTAACTAAGCTGAGTAACATCCGCCAGACCAGCAGCATCAATACCCCTGCGCTGGTGCAAAAGGTGGAAGAGGTATTAGGCAAAACGCGTAACCGGTTTATGGTGAAGGTAGGTAAACTGATCAAAACAGTACCTGCCGATCAGGTTGCTTATTTTATGGCCGATGACAAGTATCTTTTCCTGGTCACCAAAGATCAGCAAAACTATATCATTGAAGAAACGATCGGCAGTCTGGAACTCAAACTGGATCAGGATAATTTTTTCCGGATTAACCGGAAGTTTATCATTCATATCAATGCAATCAAAGAGATGTATAAACTTTCACGGAACCGGGTCAGGATACATTTATCTCCAAAACCAGAAAATGTAGAGGTCGTTGTCAGTGAAGAAAGAGCAGAGGCTTTTAAAAAATGGCTTGACCAGTAG